Proteins from a single region of Streptomyces sp. Tu 3180:
- a CDS encoding beta-ketoacyl-[acyl-carrier-protein] synthase family protein, protein MSETATHRVVVTGLGAVSSLGIGARPFIDSLRAGRSGISPIRSFDASGFDHTQAGEVHGFVPEEHLERLDPRRWGRSSQFAAAAARLAVRDAGWDTAELSARRAGSAMGTTNGEARVFQELTEQWLERGPAGTDPGLVAQAPADRIAAAVNTELRLRGEAQTFGTACAASNYALGYGFDQIRGGSADVMVVGGADAVNRATHAGFHRLGAIAPDACRPFDEARAGILTGEGGVALVLESWESARARGARVYAEVLGHALTCDAKHPTQPDRDGIAECIRRAQHNAGVKPDEIDYICAHGTGTRANDTTEVAAVREVFGDRVPPISSIKSMLGHTMGAASGFGALACCAALHEGFLPPTATVRTPDPALGPDLDCVAGEARRTRPRIVENHGFAFGGNNAIVILGRPQ, encoded by the coding sequence GTGTCTGAGACGGCGACACACCGCGTCGTCGTGACCGGACTCGGCGCGGTGAGCAGCCTGGGCATCGGCGCCCGGCCGTTCATCGACTCCCTGCGGGCCGGCCGCAGCGGCATCTCGCCGATCCGGTCCTTCGACGCCTCCGGGTTCGACCACACCCAGGCCGGTGAGGTCCACGGCTTCGTGCCGGAGGAGCACCTGGAACGCCTCGACCCGCGACGCTGGGGCCGCAGCAGCCAGTTCGCCGCCGCGGCCGCCCGTCTCGCGGTGCGGGACGCCGGGTGGGACACGGCCGAGCTGTCCGCCCGCCGGGCGGGCAGTGCCATGGGCACCACCAACGGTGAGGCCCGCGTCTTCCAGGAACTGACCGAACAGTGGCTGGAGCGCGGCCCGGCCGGGACCGACCCCGGCCTGGTCGCGCAGGCACCGGCCGACCGCATCGCGGCGGCCGTCAACACCGAACTGCGGCTGCGGGGCGAGGCCCAGACGTTCGGCACCGCCTGCGCGGCGAGCAACTACGCCCTCGGATACGGCTTCGACCAGATCCGGGGCGGCTCCGCCGACGTGATGGTGGTGGGCGGCGCCGACGCGGTGAACCGCGCCACCCACGCCGGCTTCCACCGCCTGGGCGCGATCGCCCCCGACGCCTGCCGCCCGTTCGACGAGGCACGGGCCGGCATCCTCACCGGCGAGGGCGGCGTCGCACTGGTCCTGGAGTCCTGGGAGAGCGCGCGGGCGCGCGGGGCCCGCGTCTACGCCGAGGTGCTGGGCCACGCCCTCACCTGCGACGCCAAGCACCCGACGCAGCCGGACCGCGACGGCATCGCCGAGTGCATCCGCCGCGCCCAGCACAACGCCGGGGTCAAGCCGGACGAGATCGACTACATCTGTGCGCACGGCACCGGCACGCGGGCCAACGACACCACCGAAGTGGCCGCGGTCCGCGAGGTGTTCGGCGACCGCGTCCCTCCCATCAGCTCCATCAAGTCGATGCTGGGGCACACCATGGGGGCGGCCAGCGGCTTCGGCGCCCTCGCCTGCTGCGCGGCCCTCCACGAGGGCTTCCTGCCGCCCACCGCCACGGTCCGGACCCCGGATCCCGCGCTGGGGCCGGACCTGGACTGCGTCGCCGGCGAGGCCCGGCGGACGCGGCCCCGGATCGTGGAGAACCACGGCTTCGCCTTCGGCGGCAACAACGCCATCGTCATCCTGGGGAGGCCGCAATGA
- a CDS encoding beta-ketoacyl synthase N-terminal-like domain-containing protein: MTDTALTGAVTSDAVATDRDPSTVVTVTGYGVLSPAGVGGKALGEALRTGTLPPREQGTAEPAGAPAGEPLPPLRLLPVPDFDPREHLGRKGLSSLSRTAVLGMTACELALRALPEPVPEEQRSTTGVVLGTSAGSARAIGEFFRDTYEQERPYLVSPALFPGILLNHAASQVAMRHGFTGVNASLAGGRISGLSALRYARNALLTGQATRVLAGAMEELSPQTAWAWHRAGAPAGHPVGEGGAVFVLERGTGTGHGTTAELLACETGFAPPEDGPGAVAEALARCVTDALTAGGAAPDEVEVVSAGATALRGWPAVEARGRGRALDGCRPVVLRAQDVLGETHSAGAALQLAALLGFWEQEAAPGRARWGLVTSVGADGSVAAALLRRPPTVT; this comes from the coding sequence ATGACGGACACCGCACTGACGGGTGCCGTGACATCGGACGCCGTGGCGACGGACCGGGACCCGTCCACCGTCGTGACCGTCACCGGCTACGGGGTGCTCAGCCCGGCCGGTGTCGGCGGCAAGGCGCTCGGCGAGGCCCTGCGGACCGGGACGCTGCCGCCCCGGGAGCAGGGGACCGCCGAGCCCGCCGGTGCGCCGGCCGGCGAGCCGCTGCCGCCGCTGCGCCTGCTGCCGGTACCGGACTTCGACCCGCGCGAGCACCTCGGGCGCAAGGGCCTGAGCAGCCTCAGCCGCACGGCCGTGCTCGGCATGACCGCCTGCGAGCTGGCCCTGCGCGCCCTGCCGGAGCCCGTGCCCGAGGAGCAGCGGTCCACCACCGGGGTGGTCCTGGGCACCAGCGCCGGCAGCGCCCGCGCGATCGGCGAGTTCTTCCGCGACACCTACGAGCAGGAGCGGCCGTACCTGGTCAGCCCGGCGCTCTTCCCGGGCATCCTGCTCAACCACGCCGCCAGCCAGGTCGCGATGCGCCACGGGTTCACCGGCGTCAACGCCTCCCTGGCCGGCGGCCGGATCTCCGGCCTGTCGGCGCTGCGGTACGCGCGCAACGCCCTGCTCACCGGCCAGGCCACCCGCGTGCTGGCCGGCGCCATGGAGGAGCTGAGCCCGCAGACCGCCTGGGCGTGGCACCGGGCCGGAGCGCCCGCCGGGCACCCGGTCGGCGAGGGCGGCGCGGTGTTCGTCCTGGAACGCGGCACCGGCACCGGCCACGGGACGACGGCGGAACTGCTCGCGTGCGAGACCGGTTTCGCCCCGCCCGAGGACGGTCCCGGCGCGGTCGCCGAGGCGCTGGCCCGCTGTGTGACCGACGCCCTGACGGCCGGCGGCGCCGCGCCGGACGAGGTGGAGGTCGTGTCGGCCGGCGCCACCGCACTGCGGGGCTGGCCGGCGGTCGAGGCGCGGGGCCGCGGCCGTGCCCTGGACGGCTGCCGTCCCGTGGTGCTGCGGGCGCAGGACGTGCTGGGCGAGACCCACAGCGCGGGCGCGGCCCTTCAGCTGGCCGCCCTCCTCGGCTTCTGGGAGCAGGAGGCGGCGCCCGGACGGGCCCGCTGGGGTCTGGTGACGTCGGTCGGAGCGGACGGCTCGGTGGCGGCGGCGCTGCTGCGGCGACCGCCGACGGTCACCTGA
- the aztA gene encoding zinc ABC transporter ATP-binding protein AztA produces the protein MTIMFKKHRSESPGTGTAGRRVRFTDLDAGYPGRPVLRRLSADIPASAMTALVGPNGSGKSTLLGVLAGVIDATSGRLRYAEGRPPAFVPQRGAVGDALPLTARQTVEMGRWGERGLWRRPTRHDRAVVDSAMERLGVADLAARQLGELSGGQRQRVLIAQGLAQQSDLLLLDEPTTGLDPGARERITTLLTDLVADGTTVVQATHDLQAARSADACLLLSDGRLVGQGPPGEVLTPAALSRIWQPA, from the coding sequence ATGACAATCATGTTCAAAAAACATCGCTCCGAGTCGCCCGGCACCGGGACGGCGGGCCGGCGCGTCCGCTTCACCGACCTGGACGCCGGCTACCCGGGCAGACCCGTGCTCCGCCGACTCAGCGCAGACATACCGGCGTCGGCCATGACGGCACTCGTCGGGCCGAACGGGAGCGGGAAGTCCACCCTGCTCGGTGTCCTCGCCGGCGTGATCGACGCCACATCGGGCCGGCTCCGGTACGCCGAGGGTCGTCCGCCGGCCTTCGTTCCGCAGCGCGGCGCCGTCGGCGACGCGCTCCCCCTCACGGCGCGGCAGACGGTGGAGATGGGCCGCTGGGGCGAGCGGGGGCTGTGGCGGCGGCCGACCCGGCACGACCGGGCGGTGGTCGACTCCGCCATGGAGCGACTGGGCGTCGCCGACCTGGCCGCCCGCCAGCTCGGCGAGCTGTCCGGTGGGCAACGCCAGCGCGTCCTGATCGCGCAGGGCCTCGCCCAGCAGTCCGACCTGCTGCTGCTGGACGAGCCGACCACCGGGCTCGACCCCGGGGCCCGGGAACGGATCACGACCCTCCTGACGGACCTGGTCGCCGACGGCACGACCGTCGTCCAGGCCACGCACGACCTTCAGGCCGCCCGCTCGGCGGACGCCTGCCTGCTCCTCAGCGACGGACGGCTGGTGGGCCAGGGCCCGCCCGGGGAGGTACTCACCCCGGCGGCCCTGTCCCGGATCTGGCAGCCGGCGTGA
- the aztB gene encoding zinc ABC transporter permease AztB has product MEWLTAPFEAAFVQRALWAGILVSAICALAGTWVVLRGMAFLGDAMSHGLLPGVAVAALLGGNLLVGAVVSAAVMTAGVTALNRTPRLSQDTGIGLLFVGMLSLGVIIVSRSQSFAVDLTGFLFGDVLAVRESDLVLLGAALLLALAVSVFGHRAFLALAFDERKARTLGLRPRPAHAVLLGLLALAIVASFHIVGTLLVLGLLIAPPAAALPWARGVSGVMALAAVLGATATFGGLLLSWHLGTAAGASVSALAVSLFFLSHLASGFRHRRRARRAGLPARAAVFTANAPATRPNET; this is encoded by the coding sequence ATGGAATGGCTGACGGCCCCTTTCGAGGCGGCCTTTGTGCAACGGGCCCTGTGGGCCGGGATTCTGGTGTCGGCGATATGCGCCCTCGCGGGTACGTGGGTGGTGCTCAGGGGGATGGCCTTCCTCGGCGACGCCATGTCCCACGGTCTGCTGCCGGGCGTCGCGGTCGCCGCCCTGCTCGGGGGCAACCTGCTGGTGGGGGCGGTGGTGAGCGCGGCCGTCATGACCGCCGGCGTCACGGCGCTCAACCGCACCCCGAGGCTGTCCCAGGACACCGGCATCGGCCTGCTGTTCGTCGGGATGCTGTCCCTCGGCGTCATCATCGTGTCGCGCTCGCAGTCCTTCGCGGTGGACCTCACCGGGTTCCTCTTCGGCGACGTGCTCGCCGTGCGCGAGAGCGACCTGGTCCTCCTCGGAGCGGCGCTGCTGCTGGCACTGGCCGTCTCGGTGTTCGGTCACCGCGCCTTCCTGGCCCTGGCGTTCGACGAGCGCAAGGCCAGGACGCTCGGCCTGCGCCCCCGGCCGGCCCATGCCGTGCTGCTGGGGCTGCTGGCCCTGGCCATCGTCGCCTCCTTCCACATCGTGGGAACGCTGCTCGTCCTCGGCCTGCTCATCGCCCCGCCGGCGGCGGCCCTGCCCTGGGCGCGCGGCGTGAGCGGTGTCATGGCCCTGGCCGCGGTCCTCGGCGCGACCGCCACCTTCGGCGGCCTGCTGCTCTCCTGGCATCTGGGCACCGCGGCCGGCGCGTCCGTCTCGGCCCTCGCGGTCAGCCTCTTCTTCCTGTCCCACCTGGCGTCCGGGTTCCGGCACCGCCGTCGTGCGCGCCGCGCCGGTCTCCCCGCCCGTGCCGCCGTGTTCACCGCGAACGCCCCCGCGACCCGACCGAACGAAACCTGA
- the aztC gene encoding zinc ABC transporter substrate-binding protein AztC: MSARTGAVRVRALLPALVTSFVAAATATGCASGDERPRIVVTTNILGDITREIVGDEADVSVLMKPGTDPHSFGLSAVQAAELENADLVVHNGLGLEENVLRHVEAARESGVATFAAGEAADPLTFHTGAEGGPADEAGEPDPHFWTDPDRVRKAAGLIADQVVEHVDGVRENTVRDNAERYDGRLADLTAWMEKSFAAIPEDRRALVTDHHVFGYLADRFGFRVIGAVIPSGTTLASPSSSDLRSLTQAMEQAGVRTVFADSSQPTRLAEVLRRETGGDVDVVALYSESLTGKGEGAGTYLEMMRANTTAVAEGLTGD, encoded by the coding sequence ATGAGCGCGCGGACGGGGGCAGTGCGGGTGCGCGCCCTGCTGCCGGCCCTGGTGACCTCCTTCGTCGCCGCCGCCACGGCGACCGGCTGCGCGAGCGGCGACGAGCGGCCCCGGATCGTGGTGACGACCAACATCCTCGGCGACATCACCCGGGAGATCGTCGGGGACGAGGCGGACGTCAGCGTGCTGATGAAACCCGGCACCGATCCGCACTCCTTCGGGCTGTCGGCCGTGCAGGCCGCCGAGCTGGAGAACGCGGACCTGGTCGTCCACAACGGGCTCGGGCTGGAGGAGAACGTACTGCGGCACGTGGAGGCGGCCCGTGAATCGGGTGTGGCCACCTTCGCGGCCGGCGAGGCGGCGGACCCGCTCACCTTCCACACCGGGGCCGAGGGCGGTCCCGCCGACGAGGCCGGAGAGCCCGACCCGCACTTCTGGACCGACCCCGACCGGGTGCGCAAGGCCGCCGGCCTGATCGCCGACCAGGTCGTCGAACACGTGGACGGCGTGCGCGAGAACACCGTCCGCGACAACGCCGAACGCTACGACGGACGACTCGCCGACCTCACCGCCTGGATGGAGAAGTCCTTCGCGGCCATTCCCGAGGACCGGCGTGCCCTGGTGACCGATCACCACGTCTTCGGCTACCTGGCCGACCGCTTCGGCTTCCGCGTGATCGGCGCGGTCATCCCCAGCGGCACGACCCTCGCCTCGCCCAGCTCCTCCGACCTGCGCTCCCTCACCCAGGCCATGGAGCAGGCCGGGGTGCGCACCGTCTTCGCCGACTCCTCCCAGCCCACCCGGCTGGCCGAGGTCCTGCGCCGGGAGACGGGCGGCGACGTGGACGTCGTCGCGCTGTACTCCGAGTCGCTGACCGGGAAGGGCGAGGGCGCCGGCACCTACCTGGAGATGATGCGCGCCAACACCACGGCCGTGGCCGAGGGCCTCACCGGCGACTGA
- the aztD gene encoding zinc metallochaperone AztD: protein MNKSTRARTLTGAALALAASVALTACGGNDDASSEAEPKQTKSSKAATVDNPLVATFDGGLYVLDGETLEPAKTIELPGFNRVNPAGDEDHVVVSTDTGFRVFDAARQTFTDTGFEGAKPGHVVRHAGRTVLFTDGTGEVNVLDPAELGDGTKPRTRTYTSAEPHHGVAIELADGELVTTLGTEEKRTGALVLDEDNKEIARAENCPGVHGEAAAKGEVVALGCEDGVLLYKDGEFTKVDAPDDYARTGNQAGSDISPILLGDYKTDPEAELERPTRISLIDTRTAKMKLVDLGTSYSFRSLARGPHGEALVLGTDGMLHVIDPETGKVERKIDAVGDWTEPLDWQQPRPTLFVRDHTAYVSEPGKRRLHAFDLESGEKLASVTLPKSTNELSGTVAGH from the coding sequence ATGAACAAGTCGACGCGCGCCAGAACGCTCACGGGCGCGGCCCTCGCCCTGGCGGCGTCCGTGGCGCTGACCGCCTGCGGCGGAAACGACGACGCCTCGTCCGAGGCCGAGCCGAAGCAGACGAAGAGCAGCAAGGCCGCCACGGTCGACAACCCGCTGGTCGCCACCTTCGACGGGGGCCTGTACGTCCTCGACGGCGAGACCCTGGAGCCGGCGAAGACGATCGAGCTGCCCGGCTTCAACCGGGTCAACCCGGCGGGCGACGAGGACCACGTCGTCGTCTCCACCGACACCGGCTTCCGCGTCTTCGACGCCGCCCGGCAGACCTTCACGGACACCGGGTTCGAGGGAGCCAAGCCCGGTCACGTCGTGCGGCACGCCGGCAGGACGGTCCTGTTCACCGACGGCACCGGTGAAGTGAACGTCCTCGACCCCGCCGAACTCGGCGACGGAACCAAGCCGCGGACCCGCACCTACACCTCCGCCGAGCCCCACCACGGTGTCGCCATCGAACTGGCCGACGGCGAACTCGTCACCACCCTGGGCACCGAGGAGAAGCGCACCGGCGCCCTCGTCCTGGACGAGGACAACAAGGAGATCGCACGCGCCGAGAACTGCCCGGGCGTGCACGGCGAGGCCGCCGCGAAGGGCGAGGTGGTCGCTCTCGGCTGCGAGGACGGCGTCCTGCTCTACAAGGACGGCGAGTTCACCAAGGTCGACGCCCCCGACGACTACGCCCGCACCGGCAACCAGGCGGGCAGCGACATCTCCCCGATCCTGCTGGGCGACTACAAGACCGACCCCGAGGCGGAACTGGAACGGCCCACCCGCATCTCGCTGATCGACACCCGCACCGCGAAGATGAAGCTGGTCGACCTCGGCACCAGCTACTCCTTCCGCTCCCTCGCCCGCGGCCCGCACGGCGAGGCACTCGTGCTCGGCACCGACGGCATGCTCCACGTCATCGACCCGGAGACCGGAAAGGTCGAGAGGAAGATCGACGCGGTGGGCGACTGGACGGAGCCCCTGGACTGGCAGCAGCCCCGGCCCACCCTCTTCGTCCGCGACCACACGGCGTACGTCTCCGAGCCGGGCAAGCGCCGACTGCACGCCTTCGACCTGGAATCGGGCGAGAAGCTGGCGTCCGTGACCCTGCCGAAGAGCACCAACGAACTGTCCGGCACGGTGGCCGGTCACTGA
- a CDS encoding VOC family protein, with protein sequence MSDDADRIRLVQTVLDSTDVRRLAGFYRSLLGLDYAEGDEPPPAGQPDEHGRDWLVPRNPDGVPQLAFQQVKRLREPDWPDGPVPQQLHLDLSVTSPEELRNQHERVLALGGSLLSDRDRPDPDDGERFRVYRDPEGHPFCIFVAERNE encoded by the coding sequence ATGAGCGACGACGCAGACCGCATCCGGCTGGTGCAGACCGTGCTCGACAGCACCGACGTCCGCAGGCTCGCCGGGTTCTACCGGTCCCTGCTGGGGCTCGACTACGCCGAGGGGGACGAGCCGCCTCCGGCCGGGCAGCCGGACGAGCACGGCAGGGACTGGCTCGTGCCGCGCAACCCCGACGGCGTCCCGCAGCTCGCCTTCCAGCAGGTGAAGCGCCTGCGCGAACCGGACTGGCCGGACGGCCCGGTGCCCCAGCAGCTGCACCTCGACCTGAGCGTCACCTCGCCGGAGGAGCTGCGGAACCAGCACGAGCGCGTGCTCGCCCTCGGCGGCAGCCTGCTCAGCGACCGGGACCGACCGGACCCCGACGACGGGGAGCGCTTCCGTGTCTACCGGGATCCCGAGGGCCACCCGTTCTGCATCTTCGTCGCGGAGCGGAACGAGTAG
- a CDS encoding DUF475 domain-containing protein, which translates to MVLKTFGWSFAVTALGLVAAVLFGGWTAFGIVAILSILEISLSFDNAVVNAGILKKMNAFWQKIFLTIGILIAVFGMRLVFPVVIVAVSAQLGPIEAVDLALSDKDRYQELVTDAHPAIAAFGGMFLLMIFLDFIFEDRDIKWLGRLERPLAKLGKVDMLSVCIALIFLMISAMAFATHAHQHGGAHVDKSSTVLLAGVAGLITYMIVGGLSGYFEDKLEEEEEREHEQEEQAERSGKPRSAVALAGKAAFFMFLYLEVLDASFSFDGVIGAFAITNDIVLMALGLGIGAMYVRSLTVYLVRQGTLDDYVYLEHGAHYAIGALAMILLVTIRYEINEIITGLIGVVLIGASFWSSVRRNRALAAAEGEDERAGAASAA; encoded by the coding sequence GTGGTTCTGAAAACCTTCGGCTGGTCGTTCGCGGTCACCGCGCTCGGCCTGGTCGCAGCGGTTCTCTTCGGGGGGTGGACCGCCTTCGGCATCGTGGCGATCCTTTCCATCCTCGAGATCTCGCTGTCCTTCGACAACGCGGTGGTCAACGCCGGCATCCTGAAGAAGATGAATGCCTTCTGGCAGAAGATCTTCCTCACCATCGGCATTCTGATCGCCGTCTTCGGCATGCGGCTGGTCTTCCCCGTCGTGATCGTCGCCGTCAGTGCCCAGCTCGGCCCGATCGAGGCGGTCGACCTCGCGCTCAGTGACAAGGACCGCTACCAGGAACTCGTCACCGACGCCCACCCGGCGATCGCCGCGTTCGGTGGCATGTTCCTGCTGATGATCTTCCTCGACTTCATCTTCGAGGACCGGGACATCAAGTGGCTCGGCCGGCTGGAGCGCCCGCTGGCCAAGCTCGGCAAGGTCGACATGCTGTCGGTCTGCATCGCGCTGATCTTCCTGATGATCTCCGCCATGGCCTTCGCCACCCACGCCCACCAGCACGGCGGCGCGCACGTCGACAAGTCCTCCACCGTCCTGCTCGCCGGCGTCGCGGGCCTGATCACCTACATGATCGTGGGCGGCCTCTCCGGCTACTTCGAGGACAAGCTCGAGGAGGAGGAGGAACGCGAGCACGAGCAGGAGGAGCAGGCCGAGCGCTCCGGCAAGCCCCGCTCGGCGGTGGCCCTGGCCGGCAAGGCCGCGTTCTTCATGTTCCTCTACCTGGAGGTCCTGGACGCCTCCTTCTCCTTCGACGGCGTGATCGGCGCCTTCGCCATCACCAACGACATCGTGCTGATGGCGCTCGGCCTGGGCATCGGCGCCATGTACGTGCGGTCGCTGACGGTGTACCTGGTCCGCCAGGGCACCCTGGACGACTACGTCTACCTGGAGCACGGCGCGCACTACGCCATCGGCGCCCTGGCGATGATCCTGCTGGTCACCATCCGGTACGAGATCAACGAGATCATCACCGGCCTCATCGGCGTGGTCCTGATCGGCGCCTCCTTCTGGTCCTCCGTCCGCCGCAACAGGGCACTGGCGGCGGCCGAGGGCGAGGACGAGCGGGCCGGGGCGGCTTCCGCGGCCTGA
- the rraA gene encoding ribonuclease E activity regulator RraA: protein MPETVTPVPTADLVDRYGTDLRVCDLQFRRFGAHRGFAGRVRTVSCHEDNGLLRDLLRTPGDGAVLVVDGGGSLRTALVGDLIAGAAQDNGWAGLVLHGAVRDSAALAGLRLGIKALGTIPRKSAKDAAGAVDVPVTFGGVTFRPGDVLHADDDGVALLPDRA from the coding sequence ATGCCCGAGACGGTCACCCCCGTCCCCACCGCCGACCTCGTCGACCGGTACGGCACCGACCTGCGCGTCTGCGACCTGCAGTTCCGCCGGTTCGGCGCCCACCGGGGCTTCGCCGGCCGCGTGCGCACCGTCTCCTGCCACGAGGACAACGGCCTGCTGCGCGACCTGCTGCGCACGCCGGGCGACGGCGCCGTCCTGGTCGTCGACGGCGGCGGCTCCCTGCGCACCGCCCTGGTCGGCGACCTCATCGCCGGTGCCGCCCAGGACAACGGCTGGGCCGGCCTGGTCCTGCACGGCGCCGTCCGCGACAGCGCCGCCCTCGCCGGTCTCCGGCTCGGCATCAAGGCGCTGGGCACCATCCCCCGCAAGAGCGCCAAGGACGCCGCCGGAGCCGTCGACGTCCCCGTCACCTTCGGCGGCGTCACCTTCCGCCCCGGCGACGTCCTGCACGCCGACGACGACGGCGTCGCGCTCCTCCCCGACCGCGCCTGA
- the otnC gene encoding 3-oxo-tetronate 4-phosphate decarboxylase codes for MTSCTDESAARRLIVRTARSLFTRGLTHGSTGNLSVRLADGSLLLTPTGSSLGTVEEADLSRTGLHGEHLDGPRPTKEAFLHAAFYRARPTAHAVVHLHSTHAAAVSCLDGVDPADALPPLTAYYAMRVGTLPLLPYHPPGDSSLEPLAEETARTHHAVLLANHGPVVAGASLEQAADAIEELEETAKLHLLLRGHAVRPLTPEQAAALAPPSP; via the coding sequence GTGACCTCCTGCACCGACGAATCGGCCGCGCGCAGGCTCATCGTCCGCACCGCCCGCTCCCTGTTCACGCGCGGCCTGACCCACGGCTCCACCGGCAACCTGTCCGTCCGCCTGGCCGACGGCAGCCTGCTGCTCACGCCCACCGGGTCCAGTCTCGGCACGGTCGAGGAGGCCGACCTGTCGCGCACCGGCCTGCACGGCGAACACCTCGACGGGCCGCGCCCCACCAAGGAGGCGTTCCTGCACGCCGCCTTCTACCGGGCCCGGCCGACCGCCCACGCGGTCGTGCACCTGCACTCCACCCACGCCGCGGCGGTCTCCTGCCTCGACGGCGTGGACCCCGCCGACGCGCTGCCCCCGCTCACCGCCTACTACGCCATGCGCGTCGGCACCCTTCCCCTCCTGCCCTACCACCCCCCCGGCGACAGCAGCCTGGAACCGCTCGCCGAGGAGACGGCCCGCACCCACCACGCCGTCCTCCTCGCCAACCACGGGCCCGTCGTCGCCGGCGCGTCCCTGGAGCAGGCCGCCGACGCGATCGAGGAACTGGAGGAGACGGCCAAGCTGCACCTCCTCCTGCGCGGACACGCCGTCCGTCCCCTCACCCCCGAGCAGGCTGCCGCGCTCGCTCCCCCCTCCCCCTGA
- the otnK gene encoding 3-oxo-tetronate kinase → MTLRIGCTADDFTGGTDVAAAFRRAGLRTALVFGTPDDTTVLPADCDAAVVALKSRSTPADEAVADSLAAQRWLWSKGAAQVYFKYCSTFDSTPHGNIGPVTDALLDAAGATVTLHCPASPPNGRTVYQGHLFVHDQLLSDSPLRHHPLNPMTDSALVRLLSAQTRHPVGLIDWTTVRRGVEAVRDAVTAHQQAGVRHVVADALTDDDLAVLGAAALELPVVAGAAGLAEGLGHAYPAAGPATAEPWPGEGRAAVLAGSCSARTLEQIAQFYAAGLPSLHLDVLAAATGRDVTGEALAWYDEQDPALPVLIYASASPEELAAVQAQLGVAEAAAQVEDLLGALASHLVGRGVRRLLVAGGETSGAVTTALGIRAVLVGEEADPGVPWTYATTRHGDLALMLKSGNFGAPDLFTRALAPSTEEVE, encoded by the coding sequence ATGACCCTGCGCATCGGCTGCACAGCCGACGACTTCACCGGCGGCACCGACGTCGCCGCGGCCTTCCGGCGTGCGGGCCTGCGCACCGCCCTGGTCTTCGGTACCCCGGACGACACCACCGTGCTCCCGGCGGACTGCGACGCCGCCGTGGTCGCCCTCAAGTCCCGGTCCACGCCCGCCGACGAGGCGGTCGCCGACTCCCTCGCCGCCCAGCGCTGGCTGTGGTCCAAGGGCGCGGCTCAGGTCTACTTCAAGTACTGCTCCACCTTCGACTCCACCCCGCACGGCAACATCGGCCCGGTCACCGACGCCCTCCTGGACGCCGCCGGCGCCACGGTCACCCTGCACTGCCCGGCCTCCCCGCCCAACGGCCGCACCGTCTACCAGGGCCACCTCTTCGTCCACGACCAACTGCTGTCCGACTCACCGCTGCGCCACCACCCCCTCAACCCCATGACGGACTCCGCCCTGGTGCGCCTGCTGTCCGCGCAGACCCGCCACCCGGTGGGCCTGATCGACTGGACCACCGTGCGCCGCGGGGTCGAGGCCGTGCGCGACGCCGTGACCGCCCACCAGCAGGCCGGTGTCCGGCACGTCGTCGCCGACGCCCTGACCGACGACGACCTCGCCGTCCTGGGCGCCGCCGCCCTCGAACTGCCGGTCGTCGCCGGCGCCGCCGGTCTCGCCGAAGGGCTCGGACACGCCTACCCCGCCGCCGGTCCGGCCACCGCCGAACCCTGGCCCGGCGAAGGCCGGGCCGCCGTCCTGGCGGGCAGCTGCTCGGCCCGCACGCTCGAGCAGATCGCCCAGTTCTACGCCGCCGGCCTGCCCTCCCTCCACCTCGACGTCCTCGCCGCCGCCACCGGCCGCGACGTCACGGGTGAGGCGCTGGCCTGGTACGACGAGCAGGACCCCGCTCTCCCCGTGCTGATCTACGCCTCCGCCTCACCGGAGGAACTGGCCGCAGTGCAGGCCCAGTTGGGTGTCGCCGAGGCCGCCGCGCAGGTCGAGGACCTCCTCGGCGCGCTCGCCTCCCACCTCGTCGGGCGCGGCGTGCGACGCCTGCTCGTCGCGGGCGGGGAGACCTCGGGCGCCGTCACCACCGCGCTCGGCATCCGTGCCGTCCTGGTCGGCGAGGAGGCCGACCCCGGTGTGCCGTGGACCTACGCCACCACCCGGCACGGCGACCTCGCCCTCATGCTCAAGTCCGGCAACTTCGGCGCACCCGACCTGTTCACCCGCGCCCTCGCCCCTTCCACCGAGGAGGTCGAGTGA